In a single window of the Bactrocera dorsalis isolate Fly_Bdor chromosome 2, ASM2337382v1, whole genome shotgun sequence genome:
- the LOC105222821 gene encoding protein polybromo-1, which translates to MMSRKRRASSISSKQDEDPLQMDDSTPEQSPVLQTSVRKKRRPDPSELCQQLYDSIRSIKKEDGASLCDTFIRAPKRRQEPSYYDIVTNPIDLLKIQQKLKTDSYDDIDDLMQDFELLVKNAKAFYKSDTVEHQDAQSLWQYILINKHRILDSNGIVEDEPKTKRLCRNPRRLTGSTSNNGSVEVDNESTRPDEDINPYEELFAVVMNAVDATMNDRPLHRMFLLLPSKKMYPDYYDVIEHPIDLRLIATKIQMNAYSNLVEMERDLLQMTKNACQFNEPGSQIYKDAKTLKRLFTQRRMEIDSGKIKASRRVKTLSSAAISAMKEEVDSSDDEETSKKGEGPMWALFDHLYNAPGSSEHPGATGPPLGTSLWKLPVRRFHPEYFELIKYPISMCQIHTKLKKGDYANISDLTADLCLMLDNAKKAFPSTHRTHKDAVKMLKIMNTKLVEESLEPETSDMDDDGDIDGDVEDTLLNNRDTPREKKKGRPRINSNNTSAPNTPISNSPKASRIPINAVIKKKILSIQRYLVDFTIGNRKPIDLFMEKPPRKVYPDYYDIIQNPIDMNTIEHNIRCDKYATVEDVVADYRLMFSNCRQYNEEGSTIYEDANNLERALNEKLREFPGLADIKKPPQKLGKPSGRRKTVVVDKLWQFYETIREYQEPKGKRQLSLIFTKLPSKNEYPDYYDIIKEPIDMERIAQKLKQACYESVDELAADFLLMLENACKYNEPDSQIYKDALVLQQLTLQLKQSLKNEQSSTPDVSLAVQELFLSLFTQLYNHQDEAGRCYSDSLAEVPEYDEIADGTGKMSKIRGISLDLIKRRLDKLTYKRLDVFQEDIFSCLERARRLSRTDSDVFQDSIELQMFFIKKRDELCKDTFSSPALLYTVENLLAEVEVMRQQKVAQEDQDQEDKDDLDTAAMQGESMTINQKVFSPGDFVYFQLPENKIPSIAYIERLWTTADNVKWMHGSVFLRPHETYHVTTRKFLEMEVFKSSVSQTIPMDKVLGKCYIMHIKDYIKMRPEGYADKDVFVCESRYNGRARCFKKFKIWPFVRENDPVRFVPRDEPLELKRVMSVFKERIEKHKGELEELKLQEALVEKEKPNVVCDALPLNSEPNSVYYQQFNTICSGAVKIGDFVYVATQSGKQSIAQIHQIWENGSKSYFKGPWLLTPSEIVSPSNKQYYRQELLLSTVEDISPLIAIVGRCAVLEYTDYISSRPTEIPECDVYICESVYDELRKSLRKLNTPGGLRKFQHSPEVTQDEIFHFKTHLKPIRDVKGAEAQENLALMEDSLDGNPPSVNSDIAAISSPAPSVSSTPISSKVKNKTTKKSLTGYILYSSEVRKGISQSNPDASFGDISRMVGTEWKNLPASVKQSWEDRASRLNEESAARREIDESLNCAGGAVSGSPGPNDQQNGHIFECLWDKCDYQFEDAVDCMEHCIQDGTGHIQRTAMQGNATAFTCLWRGCIRMKKNMQAFPSMLRLIKHVREVHLSKGGKILLPNERSKNFVPRKNQKTTQVIQLNTQSHQVQQAVMSPRGVTGNGVENGAVSQYPMQVLGPPPEPMFVTVPPRPQRVLHSEAYIKYIENLQNTSTAPQKPTWKTAVKIATPSNVTTKPGTALPTNWLGRYAEGTTEDVVTALCHLRNFMMDDALQIKRSCY; encoded by the exons ATGATGAGTCGGAAAAGACGAGCTAGTTCTATTTCTAGTAAGCAAGATGAGGATCCATTACAAATGGATGATTCAACTCCGGAGCAATCTCCAGTTCTACAAACTTCCGTACGCAAAAAACGCCGGCCAGACCCAAGTGAATTGTGCCAGCAGCTGTACGATTCAATACGAAGCATTAAAAAAGAAGATGGCGCTTCATTGTGCGACACATTTATACGTGCACCAAAAAGACGCCAGGAGCCCTCTTATTACGACATAGTAACGAATCCTATTGATTTACTGAAAATTCAACAGAAATTGAAGACAGATTCTTACGACGATATAGATGATTTGATGCAAGATTTCGAACTTTTGGTGAAGAATGCTAAAGCATTCTACAAGTCGGACACTGTTGAGCATCAGGATGCCCAATCACTTTGGCAGTATATTCTGATAAATAAACATAGAATATTGGATTCAAATGGTATCGTTGAAGATGAGCCTAAAAcgaaacgtctctgtcgcaatCCTAGACGGTTGACTGGATCCACCAGTAACAATGGTTCAGTTGAAGTAGATAATGAATCAACACGACCTGATGAGGATATAAATCCCTATGAAGAACTTTTTGCCGTTGTTATGAACGCAGTGGACGCTACCATGAATGATCGACCACTTCATCGGATGTTTCTTTTATTGCcttctaaaaaaatgtatccTGATTATTATGATGTCATTGAACACCCAATAGATTTAAGATTAATAGCtacaaaaattcaaatgaatGCTTATTCGAACCTTGTGGAAATGGAACGCGATCTTTTACAAATGACTAAGAATGCTTGTCAATTTAATGAGCCCGGTTCACAAATCTATAAGGATGCAAAAACTCTAAAACGTCTTTTCACGCAAAGACGTATGGAAATTGATAGTGGTAAAATTAAAGCATCGCGTCGCGTCAAAACTTTATCAAGTGCTGCAATTTCGG cTATGAAGGAAGAAGTTGATAGTTCTGATGATGAAGAAACAAGCAAAAAAGGTGAAGGACCGATGTGGGCACtttttgatcatttatataatgcACCTGGCTCTTCGGAGCATCCTGGAGCAACAGGTCCTCCATTGGGTACATCATTGTGGAAATTGCCCGTACGTCGTTTTCATCCTGAGTACTTTGAACTCATTAAATATCCGATATCAATGTGTCAAATACATACTAAACTGAAAAAAGGAGATTACGCTAACATCAGCGATCTTACCGCTGATCTCTGTCTTATGTTAGATAATGCAAAAAAAGCATTTCCATCAACACATCGTACGCACAAGGATGctgtgaaaatgttaaaaataatgaatacaaAGTTAGTTGAAGAGTCGTTGGAACCGGAAACTAGCGACATGGATGATGACGGTGATATTGATGGGGATGTGGAGGATACATTGTTAAATAATCGCGACACACCACGTGAAAAGAAAAAAGGCCGCCCGCGTATTAATTCTAATAATACAAGTGCGCCCAATACACCTATCAGTAATTCACCAAAGGCTAGTAGGATTCCGATAAACGCTgtcataaagaaaaaaattttgagcatACAAAGGTATTTGGTTGATTTTACTATTGGAAATCGAAAGCCCATTGACCTGTTTATGGAGAAACCACCTAGAAAAGTTTATCCCGACTACTATGACATTATTCAAAATCCCATTGACATGAATACAATTGAACACAATATACGTTGTGATAAATATGCCACCGTAGAAGATGTAGTTGCAGATTATCGACTTATGTTTTCGAATTGTAGACAATATAATGAAGAGGGATCCACAATTTATGAAGATGCGAATAATTTGGAAAGAGCATTGAATGAGAAACTACGAGAATTCCCTGGTTTAGCAGACATTAAAAAACCGCCTCAAAAATTGGGCAAACCCAGTGGTCGTAGAAagactgttgttgttgataaatTGTGGCAATTTTATGAGACCATACGAGAATATCAAGAACCAAAAGGCAAGCGACAATTGTCTTTAATATTTACTAAGCTTCCATCAAAGAATGAATATCCAGATTACTATGACATTATAAAGGAACCAATCGATATGGAGCGTATAGCGCAAAAGTTAAAGCAAGCTTGTTACGAGAGCGTAGATGAGTTGGCGGCTGACTTTTTATTGATGCTTGAAAATGCTTGCAAGTATAATGAACCGGACTCACAGATATATAAGGATGCTCTTGTATTACAGCAATTGACACTCCAATTAAAACAAAGCTTAAAAAATGAACAATCATCCACACCAGATGTATCACTAGCTGTACAAGAATTGTTTCTTAGTTTGTTTACTCAGTTATACAATCACCAAGATGAGGCAGGAAGATGCTATTCTGACTCTTTAGCTGAGGTGCCGGAATATGATGAAATTGCTGATGGTACCGGTAAAATGAGTAAAATTCGCGGTATCTCACTGGATTTGATAAAACGCCGATTAGATAAGCTGACATATAAGCGTTTAGATGTTTTTcaagaagatattttttcatgtcTCGAAAGAGCTCGACGTTTATCCCGAACGGATTCCGACGTATTCCAGGATTCAATTGAACTCCAGATGTTCTTCATTAAAAAGCGTGATGAATTGTGCAAAGATACATTTAGTTCACCAGCACTACTGTACACTGTAGAGAATTTACTTGCGGAGGTAGAAGTAATGCGTCAACAGAAAGTTGCACAAGAAGATCAAGACCAGGAAGACAAGGACGATTTGGATACGGCTGCAATGCAAGGTGAAAGTATGACCATTAATCAGAAAGTATTTTCGCCTGGAGACTTTGTGTACTTTCAACTACCGGAGAACAAAATTCCCAGTATTGCATACATTGAGCGCCTTTGGACAACAGCAGATAATGTGAAGTGGATGCATGGATCAGTTTTCTTGCGGCCACATGAAACATACCATGTTACAACGCGAAAATTTCTCGAAATGGAGGTATTTAAAAGCAGTGTTTCTCAGACGATTCCAATGGACAAGGTGCTTGGCAAATGTTATATAATGCACATCAAAGATTATATTAAAATGCGTCCGGAAGGTTATGCCGATAAGGATGTATTTGTTTGTGAATCAAGATATAATGGTCGCGCACgttgtttcaaaaaattcaaaatatggcCTTTTGTACGTGAGAACGATCCCGTTCGTTTTGTTCCCAGAGATGAGCCATTAGAGCTGAAAAGAGTTATGTCGGTATTTAAAGAACGCATTGAGAAGCACAAAGGCGAATTGGAAGAGCTTAAGTTACAAGAGGCATTAGTGGAAAAGGAAAAACCAAACGTAGTATGCGATGCTCTACCTTTAAATTCGGAACCGAACAGTGTTTACTATCAGCAATTTAACACGATTTGCAGTGGGGCAGTTAAAATCGGTGATTTCGTATACGTGGCTACCCAAAGTGGAAAGCAGTCGATTGCACAAATTCATCAAATATGGGAAAATGGTAGCAAATCATATTTCAAAGGACCCTGGCTCTTGACTCCAAGCGAGATAGTAtcgccatcaaacaaacaatactATCGTCAAGAACTTTTATTGTCGACCGTTGAGGACATTAGTCCATTAATCGCCATTGTTGGGCGCTGTGCTGTTTTGGAATATACTGATTACATAAGTAGTCGTCCCACTGAAATTCCAGAGTGCGATGTCTACATTTGTGAGTCTGTTTACGACGAATTACGAAAATCATTACGGAAACTCAACACACCTGGCGGTTTACGGAAATTTCAACATAGTCCTGAAGTAACACAGGATGAGATATTCCATTTTAAAACTCATTTGAAGCCTATTAGAGATGTTAAGGGGGCTGAAGCCCAGGAAAACTTGGCTTTGATGGAAGATTCATTAGATGGTAATCCACCGTCGGTCAATTCGGATATAGCGGCAATATCGTCGCCAGCTCCTTCGGTATCTTCCACACCGATATCGtcgaaagtaaaaaataaaacaactaaaaaGAGCCTTACTGGTTATATTCTTTATTCAAGTGAAGTGCGCAAAG gAATTAGTCAGAGCAATCCTGATGCTTCATTTGGGGATATTTCACGTATGGTGGGCACGGAATGGAAAAATTTACCAGCTAGCGTCAAACAGAGTTGGGAGGATCGCGCTTCACGCTTAAATGAGGAGTCAGCCGCCCGCCGAGAAATAGATGAAAGTTTGAATTGTGCAGGTGGTGCGGTAAGCGGTAGCCCAGGTCCTAATGATCAGCAGAATGGTCATATATTTGAATGTCTGTGGGATAAATGTGATTATCAATTTGAAGATGCTGTCGACTGCATGGAACATTGTATTCAAGATGGCACTGGCCACATTCAACGTACTGCCATGCAAGGCAACGCTACTGCATTCACTTGCTTATGGCGGGGATGTATACGCATGAAGAAAAACATGCAGGCGTTTCCATCAATGTTGCGTCTCATCAAGCATGTCCGGGAGGTACATTTAAGCAAGGGCGGTAAAATTCTACTTCCAAACGAACGAAGCAAAAATTTTGTGccgagaaaaaatcaaaaaactacACAAGTTATTCAACTAAATACACAATCACATCAAGTACAACAAGCTGTTATGTCACCTCGAGGAGTCACCGGCAATGGAGTAGAGAATGGTGCGGTTTCGCAGTATCCAATGCAAGTTTTGGGACCACCGCCAGAACCAATGTTTGTAACGGTGCCACCAAGGCCTCAACGCGTTTTGCATTCCGaggcatatattaaatatattgagAATTTGCAAAATACTTCAACTGCTCCACAGAAGCCTACATGGAAGACTGCAGTGAAGATTGCTACACCATCCAATGTGACCACAAAGCCGGGTACTGCATTACCCACCAACTGGTTGGGAAGATATGCTGAGGGAACTACTGAAGATGTTGTGACAGCACTGTGCCATTTACGCAATTTCATGATGGACGATGCACTACAAATTAAGCGTAGTTGCTACTAA